A window of Bacilli bacterium genomic DNA:
GCCCAGAAGTTGATTAGCGAAATGAACGCCGTCAAGTCATCCGTGGATGAATACCAGGCATTGGCTGCGGAATGCGAGGATTTGGAGTTGATGTTGGGGCTTGCGGAAGAGGAAAACGACGAAAGCATAGTCGGCGAATTGGAGCAAGGCATCCGCGCGCTTGTCGGGAAATTGCAATCGTTTGAGCTTTCCCTTTTGTTAAACCAGCCATACGACAAAAGCAACGCCATCCTGGAACTTCATCCCGGAGCGGGCGGTACGGAATCGCAGGATTGGGCCGAAATGCTGCTCAGGATGTACAGGCATTGGGCCGATGATCACAATTTTAAAGTAGAGGTACTGGATTATCTCCCTGGCGATGAAGCCGGGATCAAAAGCGTTACTTTGCTGATCAAAGGCCATAACGCATACGGATACTTAAAGGCGGAAAAAGGCGTTCACCGTCTGGTGCGCATCTCCCCCTTCGACGCATCGGGCAGACGGCATACTTCCTTCGTTTCTTGCGATGTCATGCCGGAAATTGAAGATGATGTCGAAATTGAAATCCGCCCGGAGGATTTAAAAATTGACGTGTTCCGTTCGAGCGGCGCCGGCGGCCAGCACGTGAACAAAACGGAGTCGGCCGTGCGCATCACGCATTTGCCGACCGGCATCGTGACCGCATGCCAAACCGAGCGCTCGCAGATCCAAAACCGCGAACGGGCGATGAAACTGTTGCGGGCCAAGCTGTACGAACGAAAGATGCAGGAACAAGAGCGGCAAATGGCGGAAATCCGCGGCGAACAGACGGATATCGCCTGGGGCAACCAGATCCGCTCCTACGTGTTTCACCCGTACAGCATGGTGAAGGATCACCGCACGCAGGTGGAAACGGGCAATGTGCAAGCGGTGATGGACGGCGAAATTGATCCGTTTATCGATGCGTTTTTACGAATGCAAATTGGATAAGTGGGAATCAAAACGGCAGTCGGTTTTAGCGCGCTGCCCTTTTTTGTGGAAAATGAACTATTGAATTAATATACATTAGTATGTATAATAATACATATTCTTGCACGGGAGGCATTTGCCATGGCAGCTGCAAACACCAAGCTGCGGATCGGAATCGTCGGTTCGACCGGTTACGGCGGCGTTGAATTAATCCGTTTATTGCTGGAGCATCCGAATGTGCGGATCACATCGGTCGTCTCCGCATCCCACGCCGGTTCGCCGATGTCCGAGTGGTTTCCGCATTTGACCGATATTATTACCGAAACGCTCGATCCCGTCGACGTGGATATGTTAAAGGCGAAAACGGATGTTGTCTTTGCGGCGACGCCGTCGGGTGTGAGTTCCGAACTTTGTCCGCGCTTATTGGATGCGGGATTGAAAGTAATCGACTTGTCCGGAGATTTTCGGCTGCGATCCCAGGAAGCCTATGAAACATGGTACAAACGTAAGGCCGCGGATAAAAAGTATTTGCAACGCGCGGTGTACGGCTTGGCCGAGGTGTACGGCACAAACGTCCGCGGGGCGGATTTTGTGTCCAACCCGGGATGCTATTCTTCCACGGCGCTCTTAGGCTTGATTCCGGCCGTCAAAGCGGGTTGGCTCGACGACGAAACGCTGATTATCGACGCCAAGTCGGGCGTATCGGGCGCGGGCAGAGGCTTAAAACTGTCTGCGCACTACTCCGAAGTAAACGAGAATCTGAGCGCATACAAATTAAACAAACATCAGCATATACCGGAAATCGAGCAAGTGCTGTCCGACGTTGCCGAGCGCAATATCGTCACAACGTTTACGACCCATCTTGTCCCGATGACCCGCGGCATTATGTGCACGATGTACGCAAAAGTGAAAGGCGACAGAAGCGATCAGGACTTTATCGATCTGTACCGGCAATTTTATGAGGGGCGCCCGTTCGTCCGCATTCGTCCGCAAGGCGTGTGGCCGGCCACCAAAGAAGTGTCCGGTTCGAACTATTGCGATATCGGCTTTGCCGTCGATCACCGCACGAACAGGGTAACAATCGTTTCCGTTACGGATAATTTGGTCAAAGGAGCTGCCGGCCAAGCGGTGCAAAATCTCAATCTGATGATGGGTTGGGATGAAGCAACGGGATTGCGGAAACCGGCGCTTTATCCTTAAAAGAATGGTGGAATAACAGCATGTTGATCAAAACAACCGGTTTTACTGTCGTGGAAGGGGGCACAATCACAACTCCCAAAGGCTTCAAGGCAGGCGGATATCATTGCGGGCTGAAAAGATCCCACCGCAACGATATCGGGGCGATCGTGTGCGAAGTGCCCGCCGCGGCTGCGGCAGTGTATACGACCAATGCGTTTCAGGCGGCGCCGCTAAAAGTAACGCGCGAGAGCATTGCGGCGGAAGGTAAACTGCAGGCAATCGTGGTGAACAGCGGCAACGCGAATGCTTGCACGGGACAGCGCGGGGAAGACGATGCGCGCGAGATGCGCGCGGTCGCGGCGCGCGTTTTCGGCATGCCGGAGCATCTGGTGGCAGTGGCGTCCACCGGCGTGATCGGCGAACCGCTGCCGATGGGCAAGCTGACCGAAGGTATCGAAGGATTGCCCGAAAAAGTTAGCGAGCGCGGGGCGGCAGATTTCTGCCAGGCCATTTTAACGACCGATCTGAGGCAAAAAATGATTTGCGTACGCGTCGACGTTGGCGGCCGTCCGGTGCATATCGCCGGAGCGGCCAAAGGTTCCGGCATGATTCATCCGAACATGGCGACAATGCTTGGTTTTATTACAACGGATGCCGCCCTCGCGGACGGCGAACTGCAAAATCTGCTCGGCATGGCGACCGACGCGACGTTCAACATGATCACGGTTGACGGCGACACGAGCACAAACGATATGGTGATCGCGTTGGCAAGCGGGCTGGCGGGCAATACGCCGCTAACTTCCACTGCCAAAGATTGGCGCAATTTTGCGCGAGCTTTTGGCTACGTTGCGGAATATTTGGCGAAAGCCATCGCCCGCGACGGAGAAGGCGCGACCAAGCTGATCGAAGCCCGCGTAATCGGAGCCGTTTCGGAACAGGCGGCGCGAGCGATCGCGAAGACGGTGGTCGGCTCAAGCCTCGTAAAATCCGCGGCGTTCGGCGCGGATGCCAACTGGGGGCGCATTATTGCCGCGGTCGGCCGCGCAGGGCAAGAGGTTGATGTTAATAACGTGGACATCTATATGGGCGAGATTCTCGTGCTCAGGCAGTCGCGCCCGGTCAAATTTGATGAAGCGCGCGCCCTGGAATATTTGAAGGGCGACACGATCGTCTTTGAAATCAGATTGAATATGGGACCATACCGGGCGGTCGCTTGGGGTTGCGACCTTACGTATGAATACGTGCGGATCAATGCCGCTTATCGCACTTGATGGGGAGCGCATGATGG
This region includes:
- the prfB gene encoding peptide chain release factor 2 (programmed frameshift) yields the protein MIDSEWKQKLKEAGKRLAELRGSLDLDLKLEQIADYEVKMAAPDFWDDNEKAQKLISEMNAVKSSVDEYQALAAECEDLELMLGLAEEENDESIVGELEQGIRALVGKLQSFELSLLLNQPYDKSNAILELHPGAGGTESQDWAEMLLRMYRHWADDHNFKVEVLDYLPGDEAGIKSVTLLIKGHNAYGYLKAEKGVHRLVRISPFDASGRRHTSFVSCDVMPEIEDDVEIEIRPEDLKIDVFRSSGAGGQHVNKTESAVRITHLPTGIVTACQTERSQIQNRERAMKLLRAKLYERKMQEQERQMAEIRGEQTDIAWGNQIRSYVFHPYSMVKDHRTQVETGNVQAVMDGEIDPFIDAFLRMQIG
- the argC gene encoding N-acetyl-gamma-glutamyl-phosphate reductase; its protein translation is MAAANTKLRIGIVGSTGYGGVELIRLLLEHPNVRITSVVSASHAGSPMSEWFPHLTDIITETLDPVDVDMLKAKTDVVFAATPSGVSSELCPRLLDAGLKVIDLSGDFRLRSQEAYETWYKRKAADKKYLQRAVYGLAEVYGTNVRGADFVSNPGCYSSTALLGLIPAVKAGWLDDETLIIDAKSGVSGAGRGLKLSAHYSEVNENLSAYKLNKHQHIPEIEQVLSDVAERNIVTTFTTHLVPMTRGIMCTMYAKVKGDRSDQDFIDLYRQFYEGRPFVRIRPQGVWPATKEVSGSNYCDIGFAVDHRTNRVTIVSVTDNLVKGAAGQAVQNLNLMMGWDEATGLRKPALYP
- the argJ gene encoding bifunctional glutamate N-acetyltransferase/amino-acid acetyltransferase ArgJ, which translates into the protein MLIKTTGFTVVEGGTITTPKGFKAGGYHCGLKRSHRNDIGAIVCEVPAAAAAVYTTNAFQAAPLKVTRESIAAEGKLQAIVVNSGNANACTGQRGEDDAREMRAVAARVFGMPEHLVAVASTGVIGEPLPMGKLTEGIEGLPEKVSERGAADFCQAILTTDLRQKMICVRVDVGGRPVHIAGAAKGSGMIHPNMATMLGFITTDAALADGELQNLLGMATDATFNMITVDGDTSTNDMVIALASGLAGNTPLTSTAKDWRNFARAFGYVAEYLAKAIARDGEGATKLIEARVIGAVSEQAARAIAKTVVGSSLVKSAAFGADANWGRIIAAVGRAGQEVDVNNVDIYMGEILVLRQSRPVKFDEARALEYLKGDTIVFEIRLNMGPYRAVAWGCDLTYEYVRINAAYRT